A genomic stretch from Marinimicrobium sp. C6131 includes:
- a CDS encoding glucosaminidase domain-containing protein, with protein sequence MKQGFTQWLLGLSLVAFPLGCLVLTFYLAYHPPQPMEETVAERQEPPAVPRPAEVKQLPDFAAIGHIPDRKRAFFEMLVPMVEWRNHQLEQLREDVTGMRTVLAAGKTLSGSQRAQLERLRIHFRVDEDNYPNAQEALDELHKRVDILPMEMVLAQGAAESGWGTSRFAQEANNLFGQWCYRKGCGLVPGARPDGMSYEVQKFSTVNEAVSTYFRNINTNRAYREVRDIRAQQRAEDGNPTGMAMVEGLIRYSSRGQAYIEELKELIRYNELEQVHEAWLAPEESEAPAEVEAESQTEAG encoded by the coding sequence ATGAAGCAGGGTTTCACCCAGTGGCTGCTGGGCCTGAGCCTGGTGGCCTTCCCCCTTGGCTGTCTGGTGCTGACGTTTTACCTGGCCTACCATCCGCCCCAGCCCATGGAAGAGACCGTCGCCGAACGGCAGGAGCCTCCGGCGGTGCCTCGCCCCGCGGAGGTAAAACAGCTACCCGATTTTGCCGCCATCGGCCATATCCCGGATCGCAAACGCGCCTTTTTCGAAATGCTGGTTCCCATGGTGGAGTGGCGCAACCATCAACTGGAACAGCTGCGCGAGGACGTGACTGGCATGCGCACGGTACTGGCAGCGGGAAAAACGCTCAGCGGAAGCCAGCGAGCCCAACTTGAACGTCTGCGGATCCACTTCCGTGTGGATGAAGACAACTACCCCAACGCCCAAGAGGCTCTGGATGAACTGCACAAGCGCGTCGATATTCTGCCTATGGAAATGGTATTGGCACAGGGGGCAGCAGAGTCCGGCTGGGGCACCTCGCGTTTCGCCCAGGAAGCGAACAATCTGTTCGGTCAGTGGTGCTACCGCAAGGGCTGCGGCCTGGTGCCTGGCGCCCGTCCGGACGGAATGAGCTATGAGGTGCAGAAGTTTTCAACGGTCAATGAAGCGGTATCGACCTATTTCCGCAACATCAACACCAACCGGGCCTACCGGGAGGTGCGGGACATCCGCGCCCAGCAGCGTGCCGAGGACGGGAATCCGACGGGTATGGCGATGGTGGAAGGGCTGATCCGCTATTCCAGCCGCGGACAGGCGTACATTGAGGAGCTCAAGGAGCTGATTCGCTACAACGAGCTGGAGCAGGTGCATGAGGCCTGGTTGGCGCCAGAGGAGTCCGAAGCGCCGGCGGAGGTCGAAGCAGAATCGCAGACCGAGGCGGGGTGA
- the cfa gene encoding cyclopropane fatty acyl phospholipid synthase: MANTTSAPETRTQTPPSTDKHTAAEQFFIELAAEADIRINGDRPWDIRVYNPSFLSRALSSGAPLAFAEAYMQGHWDCDHIDEMMTRVLHAHLERRLKKFGTLQLLKAYLSAAVINKQDPNRAFKVGEVHYDIGNDLYRRMLDSRMIYSCAYWANADNLEEAQYQKLDMICRKLELKPGMTLLDIGCGWGGLAEFAARHYGARVTGITISREQQRLAQEHCAGLPVEIRLVDYRALQGQFDRIVSVGMFEHVGHKNYRTYFETVDRLLADDGLFLLHTIGTDREQNGVDPFIEKYIFPNGEIPCRRLINDSSLGLLRMEDWHNFGPDYDRTLMAWWRNFDAAWPELKDQYDQGHFYRMWKYYLLSCAAYFRSREGQLWQIVYSKPDSMREYRSLR; encoded by the coding sequence ATGGCGAACACCACCTCAGCACCAGAAACGCGAACGCAGACCCCACCCAGTACCGACAAACACACCGCTGCCGAGCAGTTTTTCATTGAATTGGCGGCCGAAGCGGACATCCGGATCAACGGTGATCGACCCTGGGATATCCGGGTATACAACCCCTCTTTCCTGTCCCGGGCCCTCTCGTCGGGCGCCCCTCTGGCGTTTGCCGAAGCCTACATGCAAGGCCACTGGGACTGTGATCATATCGACGAGATGATGACTCGTGTTCTGCACGCCCATCTGGAGCGGCGCCTCAAAAAGTTTGGCACCCTCCAGCTTCTGAAAGCCTACCTCAGCGCTGCCGTCATCAATAAGCAGGATCCCAACCGGGCCTTCAAGGTAGGGGAGGTTCATTACGATATCGGTAACGATCTGTATCGACGCATGCTCGACTCCCGCATGATCTACAGCTGCGCTTATTGGGCGAACGCCGACAATCTGGAAGAAGCGCAATATCAGAAACTGGACATGATCTGCCGCAAGCTGGAACTGAAGCCGGGCATGACGCTGCTGGATATCGGTTGCGGCTGGGGCGGTCTCGCCGAGTTCGCTGCACGCCATTACGGCGCCAGGGTAACCGGCATCACCATTTCCAGAGAGCAACAGCGGCTGGCCCAGGAGCACTGCGCCGGACTACCGGTGGAGATCCGCCTGGTGGATTACCGGGCCCTGCAGGGGCAGTTTGATCGAATCGTGTCGGTCGGTATGTTCGAACATGTCGGCCACAAGAATTACCGTACGTACTTTGAGACGGTAGACCGGCTGCTCGCCGATGATGGTCTGTTCTTGTTGCACACCATCGGCACGGATCGGGAGCAGAACGGCGTGGACCCGTTTATCGAGAAATACATTTTCCCCAATGGCGAAATCCCCTGCCGCCGCCTGATCAACGACAGCAGTCTGGGGTTACTCCGCATGGAAGACTGGCACAACTTCGGACCGGATTACGACCGAACCCTGATGGCCTGGTGGCGCAATTTTGATGCGGCCTGGCCTGAGCTGAAAGACCAGTACGATCAGGGGCATTTTTATCGCATGTGGAAATATTATCTGCTGAGCTGCGCGGCCTATTTCCGTTCCCGCGAAGGACAGCTGTGGCAGATTGTGTACAGCAAGCCGGACAGCATGCGGGAGTACCGCAGCTTGCGGTGA
- a CDS encoding DUF2061 domain-containing protein has protein sequence MTKTMTFAMLHFTVAFSVAYVITGSWVVGGAVALVEPAINTVAYHFHELGWKRLERRAVH, from the coding sequence ATGACCAAGACAATGACGTTCGCTATGTTGCACTTTACGGTAGCCTTCAGCGTGGCCTACGTGATTACCGGCAGTTGGGTGGTGGGCGGCGCCGTGGCGCTGGTTGAGCCGGCGATCAACACCGTGGCGTACCACTTTCACGAGTTGGGCTGGAAGCGGCTGGAGCGCCGCGCAGTCCACTAG
- a CDS encoding DnaT-like ssDNA-binding domain-containing protein, translated as MTSSLIPEKPLLFSPSLAATIGLEEAILLSALSDVAHYRPGTYRQGHHWLKLEAPQLQSLLPFWNDQDLQRVSKSLRDKGIILIESAPYTESRQLLFAFNETDRTQSAPATPAAHNPDPQTGANRISPHWRPDAELMRHIAQHNIPDHFVREQLPEFIAYWRERGESHHAWGAKFLKHLLRQWREAQTEHQVRRDREVAMHSGWRPSRDALEVLVKHANISLAFIEDAIPEFVLYWQERGDVGRTWNSKFIQHVKRQWLRYNAALEHDTELRRIPENWQPSQDVYDVLKLANIDLAFAQRQVPEFVLYWRDSNQVHSSWNTKFLQHVKYHWARQHALTTHNPQAGQHAGQQDPSRPGTTRDRSLVQDLTDRSWAR; from the coding sequence ATGACCTCATCGCTGATTCCCGAAAAACCCCTGCTGTTCTCGCCCTCACTGGCCGCCACCATTGGCCTGGAAGAAGCGATTTTACTCAGCGCCCTCAGCGATGTGGCCCACTACCGGCCGGGCACCTATCGGCAGGGGCACCACTGGCTCAAGCTTGAAGCGCCGCAACTGCAATCGCTGCTGCCCTTCTGGAACGACCAGGACCTGCAGCGGGTGAGCAAAAGCCTGCGGGACAAGGGCATCATCCTGATCGAGTCCGCCCCCTACACCGAAAGCCGCCAACTGCTGTTTGCCTTCAACGAAACCGACCGGACCCAGAGCGCCCCGGCCACTCCCGCCGCCCACAACCCGGACCCGCAGACGGGCGCCAACCGCATCAGCCCCCACTGGCGACCGGATGCCGAACTGATGCGGCACATTGCCCAGCACAACATCCCGGACCACTTTGTGCGCGAGCAACTGCCGGAGTTCATTGCCTACTGGCGCGAACGGGGCGAGAGCCACCACGCCTGGGGAGCCAAGTTCCTCAAGCATCTGCTGCGCCAATGGCGCGAGGCCCAGACCGAGCACCAGGTCCGACGCGACCGGGAGGTGGCCATGCACAGCGGCTGGCGTCCCAGTCGGGATGCGCTGGAGGTGCTGGTCAAGCACGCCAATATCAGCCTGGCGTTCATCGAGGACGCCATTCCCGAGTTCGTGCTCTACTGGCAGGAGCGGGGCGATGTGGGGCGCACCTGGAACAGCAAATTCATCCAGCACGTCAAACGCCAGTGGCTCAGGTATAATGCCGCTCTCGAGCACGATACCGAGCTGCGGCGCATCCCGGAGAACTGGCAACCCAGCCAGGATGTGTACGACGTGCTCAAACTGGCCAATATCGACCTGGCGTTTGCCCAGCGCCAGGTGCCGGAGTTCGTGCTCTACTGGCGCGACAGCAACCAGGTGCACAGCTCCTGGAACACCAAGTTTCTGCAGCACGTAAAGTACCACTGGGCACGCCAGCACGCTCTGACCACGCACAACCCACAGGCAGGCCAACATGCAGGACAGCAAGACCCTTCTCGACCAGGCACAACGCGCGATCGCAGCCTCGTCCAGGACCTCACCGACCGAAGCTGGGCCCGCTGA
- a CDS encoding replication protein P: MQDSKTLLDQAQRAIAASSRTSPTEAGPAEQQRKAATDGHIDALNEAFALFRINYHNQYYKAYSDTQVLNQIKKLWLDSLTRFEPDTIRRGARKVIEESEFLPTLNRMMRACQGDPVEFGLPDAHSAYVEACRAPSPKAAQRWSHPAVYHAGLASDWFFLASSAEKVAFPVFERHYLRLCEQVMNGVELPLPQTPALPETTETPLSADENHQRLEALRRKLDL; the protein is encoded by the coding sequence ATGCAGGACAGCAAGACCCTTCTCGACCAGGCACAACGCGCGATCGCAGCCTCGTCCAGGACCTCACCGACCGAAGCTGGGCCCGCTGAGCAGCAGCGCAAAGCCGCCACCGATGGGCACATTGATGCCCTCAACGAGGCCTTTGCCCTGTTCCGCATCAATTATCACAACCAGTATTACAAGGCCTACAGCGATACCCAGGTGCTCAACCAGATCAAGAAGCTCTGGCTGGACAGCCTGACCCGGTTCGAACCGGACACCATTCGACGGGGCGCACGCAAAGTCATTGAAGAGTCCGAGTTTCTGCCAACCCTGAACCGGATGATGCGCGCCTGCCAGGGGGATCCGGTGGAGTTCGGTCTGCCCGATGCCCACAGCGCCTATGTGGAGGCCTGCCGGGCGCCCAGCCCCAAGGCGGCCCAGCGCTGGAGCCATCCGGCGGTGTACCATGCCGGCCTGGCCAGTGACTGGTTTTTCCTGGCCAGCAGTGCCGAGAAAGTGGCATTTCCGGTGTTTGAGCGCCACTACCTGCGCCTCTGCGAGCAAGTGATGAACGGCGTGGAGCTCCCTCTGCCCCAGACACCGGCCCTTCCCGAAACCACCGAAACGCCTCTGTCGGCCGACGAGAACCACCAACGGCTGGAGGCCCTCAGGCGCAAGCTGGATCTCTGA
- a CDS encoding substrate-binding periplasmic protein — protein MSHTLERLLARARRGCWVLALIGATAATNTQAQTTLRVNQTDHPLDEFAVGALRVALEFMDGDYELAISDDPITQTRAIERLESDQMDVMWLSSNQEVESRLRPIRFPLLKGLLGYRVFIINPDRQADMSRVTDITDLKALTFGQGAGWPDIAILEANGLEVITTSKYDNLFYMVEGGRFDAFPRGVLEPWTELAARPDLPLAVEERLVLVYPLPFYLFVSKENAALAQAIHAGLDRALESGRYDEYFFQHPMIEDALTRSNLAGRRAFPLENPTLTEATPRSREAYWLDMERLRERSD, from the coding sequence ATGTCACACACTTTAGAGCGCCTGTTGGCACGAGCCCGCCGCGGATGCTGGGTTCTGGCCCTGATTGGCGCCACCGCCGCAACCAACACCCAGGCCCAGACGACCCTGCGCGTCAATCAGACCGATCACCCACTGGATGAGTTTGCGGTCGGCGCCCTTCGGGTCGCGCTGGAATTTATGGACGGTGACTACGAACTCGCCATCAGCGATGACCCCATTACCCAGACGCGGGCCATTGAACGACTGGAATCGGACCAGATGGATGTGATGTGGCTATCGTCAAACCAGGAGGTGGAAAGCCGCCTGCGCCCCATCCGGTTCCCGCTCCTGAAAGGCCTGCTGGGCTATCGGGTGTTCATCATCAATCCGGATCGTCAGGCGGACATGAGCCGCGTTACAGACATCACGGACCTGAAAGCGCTGACCTTTGGGCAGGGCGCGGGCTGGCCCGACATTGCCATTCTGGAAGCCAACGGCCTGGAGGTCATCACCACCAGCAAATACGACAACCTGTTTTATATGGTGGAGGGGGGGCGCTTCGACGCCTTTCCGAGAGGCGTTCTGGAGCCCTGGACCGAGCTGGCGGCGCGACCGGATTTACCACTGGCCGTGGAAGAGCGGTTGGTCCTGGTCTATCCTCTACCGTTCTACCTGTTTGTCAGCAAGGAAAACGCCGCGCTTGCGCAAGCCATTCATGCCGGGCTGGATCGAGCGCTGGAAAGCGGACGCTACGATGAATATTTCTTCCAACATCCGATGATTGAAGACGCTCTGACCCGCTCAAACCTCGCCGGGCGACGAGCTTTCCCACTGGAAAACCCCACCCTCACGGAGGCAACGCCTCGGAGCCGCGAGGCGTACTGGCTCGACATGGAGCGCTTGCGGGAGAGGAGCGACTAG
- the tatB gene encoding Sec-independent protein translocase protein TatB, whose product MFDIGFFELLIIAIVGLVVIGPERLPEAARAVGLWIGRLKRSLRETRSELEKQLGADDIRRQLHNEEVMRSLEATRRQVQEAVEEGSFQTPLKKYKDEDEPELPDHAHTESKDGDSSSNTGTDTGTNDADGKGTDSEPGDASSEPAKAPRDSQTPSS is encoded by the coding sequence GTGTTCGATATCGGTTTCTTTGAGCTGCTGATCATCGCGATTGTGGGCCTGGTGGTCATAGGTCCGGAGCGCCTGCCCGAAGCCGCTCGCGCCGTGGGCCTGTGGATCGGCCGGCTCAAGCGCAGCCTGCGGGAAACCCGCAGCGAGCTGGAAAAACAGCTCGGCGCCGACGACATTCGCCGCCAGTTACACAATGAAGAGGTGATGCGCAGTCTGGAGGCCACCCGCCGTCAGGTACAGGAGGCGGTGGAGGAAGGCTCGTTCCAGACGCCGCTGAAAAAATACAAGGACGAGGACGAGCCCGAACTGCCCGACCACGCGCACACTGAATCCAAGGACGGCGACTCATCCAGCAACACCGGTACCGATACTGGCACCAACGATGCGGACGGCAAGGGCACTGATTCTGAGCCCGGCGACGCCTCCTCCGAGCCGGCCAAGGCACCCCGTGATTCACAGACGCCCTCTTCCTGA
- a CDS encoding class I SAM-dependent methyltransferase, which produces MPKRKSKPRFTAKNSDRHDLYQRSVQAPEFEVAFFDKTFKKLRKRRPYTMREDFCGTALLCGHWVDSHKKRTALGVDIDPDVLQWGVENNLKPFGEPGNRVTLAQRDVRQVTREKFDLVNAMNFSYWIFQERAEMVRYFKSVRKSLVKDGIFFLDMYGGWESQEVMEETRKIEGGFTYVWDQHSFDPMTNVAVNYIHFRFRDGSEMKRAFKYVWRQWSMVEIRELLTEAGFKKLHIYWDVADGSFRERKKMDNQPGWLAYIAALA; this is translated from the coding sequence TTGCCAAAGAGAAAGTCCAAACCCCGTTTTACGGCCAAGAACTCGGACCGCCACGATCTGTATCAGCGCAGTGTTCAGGCACCGGAGTTCGAGGTGGCGTTCTTTGACAAAACATTCAAGAAGCTGCGCAAACGCCGCCCCTACACCATGCGTGAAGACTTCTGTGGTACCGCGCTACTGTGTGGCCACTGGGTGGACAGCCACAAAAAACGCACGGCGCTCGGCGTGGATATCGATCCGGACGTGTTGCAGTGGGGAGTCGAAAATAACCTCAAACCCTTCGGCGAGCCGGGCAATCGGGTCACGCTGGCTCAGCGCGATGTGCGTCAGGTGACCCGGGAGAAGTTCGATCTGGTCAATGCCATGAACTTCAGTTACTGGATTTTTCAGGAGCGGGCAGAGATGGTCCGCTACTTCAAATCCGTGCGAAAGTCTCTGGTGAAAGACGGGATCTTTTTTCTGGACATGTACGGTGGCTGGGAGTCCCAGGAGGTAATGGAAGAGACACGCAAAATCGAAGGTGGCTTTACCTATGTCTGGGACCAGCACAGCTTCGATCCGATGACCAATGTGGCCGTCAATTACATTCACTTCCGGTTTCGGGATGGCAGTGAAATGAAGCGCGCGTTTAAATACGTCTGGCGCCAGTGGTCCATGGTGGAAATCCGCGAGCTGCTGACCGAGGCCGGCTTCAAAAAGCTGCACATCTATTGGGATGTGGCCGATGGCAGCTTTCGGGAACGAAAGAAAATGGATAACCAGCCGGGGTGGCTCGCGTATATTGCCGCACTTGCGTAG
- the tatC gene encoding twin-arginine translocase subunit TatC has protein sequence MTVTPNDKELPLVQHLIELRNRLLRIIVIVLVIFLGLFYFANDIYTLTAAPLQKFLPESTGMIATDVASPFLTPFKLTLFVSVLLAAPFILHQIWAFIAPGLYTHEKRLALPLLASSVVLFYGGMAFAYFVVFPLIFGFFTSVGPEGVAVMTDIAKYLDFVLKLFFAFGVAFEIPIATILMIHAGIITPDGIAQKRPYVIVGCFVMGMVLTPPDVISQTLLALPMWLLFEVGVFFGRMVYRRDRAREAEEEQEL, from the coding sequence ATGACCGTAACCCCGAACGACAAAGAGCTGCCTCTGGTTCAACATCTGATTGAGCTGCGCAACCGCCTGCTGCGGATCATCGTCATCGTGCTGGTGATCTTTCTGGGGCTGTTTTACTTCGCCAACGACATTTACACACTGACCGCGGCGCCGCTGCAGAAATTCCTGCCGGAATCCACCGGGATGATTGCCACCGACGTGGCCTCCCCCTTCCTGACGCCGTTCAAGCTGACGCTGTTTGTATCCGTGCTGTTGGCCGCGCCGTTTATCCTGCACCAGATCTGGGCCTTCATCGCCCCCGGCCTGTACACCCACGAGAAGCGCCTGGCCCTGCCTCTACTGGCTTCCAGTGTGGTGCTGTTTTACGGCGGGATGGCGTTCGCCTATTTTGTGGTGTTCCCGCTGATATTCGGCTTTTTCACCAGTGTCGGGCCCGAAGGCGTGGCGGTCATGACCGACATCGCCAAGTACCTGGACTTCGTTCTGAAGCTGTTTTTCGCCTTCGGTGTAGCCTTCGAGATTCCCATTGCCACCATCCTGATGATTCACGCGGGCATCATCACCCCGGATGGCATCGCCCAAAAACGACCTTATGTGATCGTCGGCTGCTTCGTGATGGGCATGGTTCTGACCCCGCCCGATGTGATCTCCCAAACGCTACTGGCCCTGCCCATGTGGCTGCTGTTCGAGGTCGGCGTGTTCTTTGGCCGGATGGTCTATCGGCGGGACCGCGCCCGGGAGGCTGAAGAAGAGCAGGAGCTCTGA
- the tatA gene encoding twin-arginine translocase TatA/TatE family subunit has translation MGFGGIGIWQLLIILAIVVLLFGTKRLGSIGSDLGKAIKGFKKSVSDDDAEKDSEKDDDSAKRNVEDKTDPNSAQTQQEKTAADDKKRS, from the coding sequence ATGGGATTTGGTGGAATTGGCATTTGGCAGTTGCTGATCATTCTGGCCATTGTGGTCCTGTTGTTCGGCACCAAGCGTCTGGGCAGCATTGGCAGCGACCTGGGCAAAGCGATCAAGGGCTTCAAGAAGTCTGTCAGCGATGACGACGCCGAAAAAGACAGCGAGAAAGACGACGACAGCGCCAAGCGCAACGTTGAAGACAAAACCGACCCGAACAGTGCTCAGACCCAGCAGGAAAAAACCGCAGCGGACGACAAAAAACGCTCGTAA
- a CDS encoding EAL domain-containing protein yields MSQSEPQIASGCSRCRDLPSLPFEFTMAFQPIVDIQKREVFAYEALVRGTQGEGAFQILQQVTDDNRYQFDQSCRTKAIELAAKLEITTFLSINFLPNAVYEPKSCIRATLAAAEKFDFPCNRIIFEVNESEPVGDPGHLEGIFEEYNAQGFTTAIDDFGAGHAGLNLLADFQPGIIKLDMALIRHIDTNRIRQSIVQGVVNTCRELGVEVIAEGVETAGELATLRSMGIHLIQGYLLAKPAVETLPEVDYSAL; encoded by the coding sequence ATGTCACAATCCGAACCCCAGATAGCCTCGGGCTGCAGTCGCTGTCGGGATTTACCCTCTCTCCCCTTCGAATTCACCATGGCCTTTCAGCCCATTGTGGATATCCAAAAACGCGAAGTGTTTGCCTACGAAGCTCTGGTGCGAGGCACCCAGGGCGAAGGCGCCTTCCAGATTCTGCAGCAAGTCACCGACGATAACCGCTACCAATTCGATCAGTCCTGCCGGACCAAAGCCATCGAGTTGGCCGCCAAGCTGGAGATAACCACGTTTCTGAGCATCAACTTTCTGCCCAACGCCGTCTACGAACCCAAAAGCTGTATCCGCGCCACACTGGCGGCGGCAGAAAAATTTGATTTTCCGTGCAACCGCATCATTTTCGAGGTCAACGAATCAGAACCGGTGGGCGATCCCGGCCATCTTGAGGGTATTTTCGAAGAGTACAATGCACAGGGCTTCACCACCGCCATTGACGATTTTGGTGCGGGTCACGCCGGGCTCAATCTGTTAGCCGACTTCCAACCCGGCATCATAAAGCTTGATATGGCCCTGATCCGCCATATCGATACCAACCGGATTCGCCAGTCCATCGTCCAGGGCGTGGTGAACACCTGCCGGGAACTCGGCGTGGAAGTCATTGCCGAGGGTGTAGAAACCGCCGGAGAGCTGGCCACACTGCGCTCCATGGGCATCCACCTGATTCAGGGTTACCTACTGGCCAAACCCGCAGTGGAGACCCTTCCGGAGGTGGATTACAGCGCACTGTAA
- a CDS encoding methyl-accepting chemotaxis protein has protein sequence MLRSLSFKLMAAMAALMLTVAAIILAASYTYLARQQQSNFEQEIDRNLELINSSLLEPLFAYDFQQLEAIAESLVNTALIDQLEITDHRGKAMADASVSDGAVPANQHRREAVEVVRDGDVIGRYDVVFSSEQMAQVLSNQVSLGVIMVVVLLVAVLITLALLIRRIVLKPLNLITDNLTHIAEGGGDLTRRLPTDSGDEIAHLSHSYNRVIDQIAAIIRGVVEVTNTFDQHVQQMSQASNDSSHSTEEQLKQLEQASTAINQLSASAEEVARSSGETAERTRDTHDASSRGVSVVQSSQSNILRLTRQIEQTADKITLLKDSSQNIGKVIEVIRAIAEQTNLLALNAAIEAARAGEQGRGFAVVADEVRTLAQRTQSSTEEIEQIVLQLQSHADEAHDAMEQNTHWAQQTVESGKEVQHVLESVQAHISTINDMNHQVATAAEEQSSVASEVNRFIESVFTLSGKVSDNARSMRASSEELLQENNELQRRMHNFKV, from the coding sequence ATGCTTCGCTCACTCTCATTCAAACTCATGGCGGCCATGGCGGCACTGATGCTCACCGTTGCTGCCATCATCCTGGCCGCAAGCTATACCTACCTGGCTCGTCAGCAACAAAGCAATTTCGAGCAGGAAATTGACCGCAACCTTGAGTTGATCAACTCTTCATTGCTTGAGCCCCTGTTTGCCTACGACTTCCAGCAGCTTGAGGCCATCGCCGAATCCCTGGTGAACACCGCCCTCATCGACCAACTGGAAATCACCGACCACCGGGGCAAGGCCATGGCCGATGCCAGCGTCAGTGACGGGGCCGTTCCCGCCAATCAGCACCGCCGCGAGGCGGTGGAAGTCGTCCGCGATGGTGATGTGATCGGACGCTATGACGTGGTGTTCTCCTCGGAGCAGATGGCACAGGTGCTGAGCAATCAGGTCTCGTTGGGCGTGATCATGGTGGTGGTACTGCTGGTGGCGGTCCTGATCACCCTGGCGCTGCTGATTCGACGCATCGTCCTCAAACCGCTGAACCTGATTACCGACAATCTGACCCATATTGCCGAGGGCGGCGGTGACCTGACCCGGCGCCTGCCGACCGACAGTGGGGATGAGATAGCCCACCTCTCGCACAGTTACAACCGGGTGATCGACCAGATAGCCGCCATCATCCGCGGGGTGGTCGAGGTCACCAACACGTTCGACCAGCACGTCCAGCAGATGAGCCAGGCATCCAACGACAGCTCCCACTCGACCGAGGAGCAGCTCAAGCAACTGGAGCAGGCCTCCACCGCCATCAACCAGCTCTCGGCCTCGGCCGAAGAGGTGGCCCGTTCATCGGGGGAGACCGCCGAGCGCACCCGGGACACCCATGACGCCTCCAGTCGTGGGGTCAGTGTGGTGCAGTCGTCCCAGAGCAATATTCTGCGCCTGACGCGCCAGATCGAGCAGACCGCCGACAAGATCACCCTGCTGAAAGACAGCAGTCAGAATATCGGCAAGGTCATCGAAGTGATTCGCGCGATTGCCGAACAGACCAACCTGCTGGCGCTGAACGCCGCCATTGAAGCCGCTCGCGCCGGAGAGCAGGGCCGCGGCTTCGCCGTCGTAGCCGATGAAGTGCGCACGCTGGCTCAGCGCACCCAGAGCTCCACCGAAGAGATTGAGCAGATCGTGCTGCAATTGCAGAGTCACGCCGATGAGGCCCACGATGCCATGGAGCAGAATACCCATTGGGCACAGCAGACCGTAGAGAGCGGCAAAGAAGTGCAGCATGTACTGGAAAGCGTGCAGGCCCACATCAGCACCATCAACGACATGAATCACCAGGTGGCCACCGCCGCGGAAGAACAAAGCTCGGTCGCCAGTGAGGTCAACCGCTTCATCGAGTCCGTCTTCACCCTGTCGGGCAAAGTATCGGACAACGCGCGCAGCATGCGGGCCAGCTCCGAGGAGCTGCTGCAGGAGAACAACGAGCTGCAGCGGCGCATGCACAACTTCAAAGTTTGA